One window from the genome of Sesamum indicum cultivar Zhongzhi No. 13 linkage group LG15, S_indicum_v1.0, whole genome shotgun sequence encodes:
- the LOC105177414 gene encoding uncharacterized protein At3g27210-like, whose protein sequence is MGSCVSVHKDPEAAIKLRFSLGSKNEKLVIPSPVKDKPDAVNVGNRTIADLELKSQWSPARFTAGNNDEAFFDSQPWLESDCEDDFFSVNGDFTPSRGNTPVHHKFSLGNLQVNKAPVAEGMVGSIPQPSPPDKKKKLSELFKESLRDDQHIEEETAAENKDVAPEKVVPEATSLVQPPKSTNETPYLSGANSGNSSERTPNGVRKAEDKSVKSAQCCIPRLLSSRSFSERRKRTSPAPNVG, encoded by the exons ATGGGTTCATGTGTTTCAGTCCACAAAGACCCGGAAGCCGCCATTAAGCTCCGTTTTTCACTCGGGTCCAAAAACGAGAAGCTTGTGATCCCCTCGCCGGTCAAAGATAAGCCCGATGCGGTCAACGTTGGGAATCGTACGATTGCTGACTTAGAACTCAAGTCTCAGTGGTCACCTGCTCGATTTACCGCTG GTAACAACGATGAAGCTTTCTTTGATTCCCAACCTTGGTTAGAGTCAGATTGCGAAGACGACTTCTTTAGTGTTAATGGGG ATTTTACACCATCTCGTGGAAATACTCCAGTCCACCACAAGTTCTCCTTGGGAAACCTACAAGTAAATAAGGCCCCTGTTGCCGAAGGAATGGTTGGTTCCATACCCCAACCATCTCCTCCtgataagaaaaagaaactttcAGAACTGTTTAAAGAGAGCCTGCGAGATGATCAACACATTGAAGAGGAAACTGCAGCAGAAAACAAAGATGTGGCTCCTGAAAAGGTGGTACCTGAGGCAACAAGCCTAGTGCAACCACCAAAATCCACAAATGAGACCCCATACCTGTCAGGAGCTAACTCTGGGAATAGTAGTGAAAGAACTCCCAATGGAGTACGCAAAGCAGAGGACAAGTCGGTGAAATCCGCGCAATGTTGCATTCCGAGGTTACTTTCAAGTCGTAGCTTTAGtgaaaggagaaagaggaCGAGCCCCGCTCCCAATGTTGGCTGA
- the LOC105177511 gene encoding inositol transporter 4-like, with translation MDFFVSSINTLFSTIYFSSVSNGKQGKEEEAKSILEKIYRPEEVEDELQSLRASIEEEKKEQVAEGGFFGQLKNAWKNDVVRRGLYAGITVQVAQQFVGINTVMYYSPTIIQFAGFASNKTAMALSLITSGLNAIGSIVSMCFVDRYGRRRLMIISMIGIISCLVVLSIIFFQASVTAPKISPTETASFGGNSTCEAYTKAKDATAWGCVRCLQKEAGCGYCSAEGGIYQPGACLAVNDAVKGACRAAKRTWYTEGCPSKIGFLAVIFLALYIIIYSPGMGTVPWIVNSEIYPLKYRGIGGGIAAVANWSSNLVVSETFLTLTDHLGSSGTFLLFAGFSLIGLMSIFLLVPETKGLQFAEVEKLLEKGYSPFKKSSKKVKKEKDGHSS, from the exons ATGGATTTTTTTGTCTCTAGCATTAACACTCTATTCagtactatttatttttcatctgtTTCAAATGGCAAACAGGGTAAAGAAGAAGAGGCAAAGTCCATCTTAGAGAAGATTTACCGTCCTGAAGAAGTTGAGGATGAGTTGCAATCCCTGCGAGCATCGATTGAGGAAGAGAAAAAGGAGCAAGTAGCAGAAGGTGGCTTCTTTGGCCAACTCAAGAATGCCTGGAAGAATGATGTAGTCAGAAGGGGGCTGTATGCTGGAATTACGGTTCAGGTGGCTCAGCAGTTTGTGGGTATAAACACAGTTATGTACTACAGCCCAACAATTATCCAGTTTGCAGGATTCGCATCAAATAAGACAGCAATGGCACTGTCTCTCATCACTTCTGGACTAAATGCCATTGGCTCCATTGTCAGCATGTGCTTCGTGGATCGCTACGGGAGGAGGAGACTTATGATCATTTCTATGATTGGGATCATTTCCTGCCTTGTGGTGTTGTCTATTATCTTTTTCCAGGCCTCTGTCACTGCCCCCAAAATCAGCCCAACAGAGACTGCATCTTTTGGTGGTAACTCCACTTGCGAAGCTTATACAAAAGCCAAGGATGCAACAGCTTGGGGCTGCGTGAGATGTCTGCAGAAGGAAGCTGGTTGCGGTTACTGCTCAGCAGAAGGCGGCATA TATCAACCCGGGGCATGTCTAGCAGTAAATGATGCGGTGAAAGGTGCATGCCGAGCAGCAAAAAGAACATGGTATACAGAAGGCTGCCCAAGCAAGATTGGATTCTTGGCTGTAATATTCCTGGCTTTGTACATCATTATCTACTCGCCCGGCATGGGCACTGTGCCATGGATTGTCAACTCTGAGATATACCCACTCAAGTACAGAGGGATTGGTGGAGGGATTGCTGCTGTTGCAAATTGGAGTTCAAATCTGGTGGTCAGCGAGACATTCTTAACACTGACTGACCATCTGGGCTCCTCTGGAACCTTCCTATTGTTTGCAGGGTTCTCATTGATTGGGCTCATGTCTATTTTCCTCCTCGTGCCAGAAACTAAAGGGCTGCAGTTCGCAGAGGTGGAGAAGTTGTTGGAGAAAGGGTACTCCCCTTTTAAGAAGAGTAGCAAGaaagtaaagaaagaaaaggatggTCACAGCAGTTAA
- the LOC105177413 gene encoding ribulose-phosphate 3-epimerase, cytoplasmic isoform, producing the protein MVKPKIAPSMLSSDFANLASEAERMIRCGADWLHMDIMDGHFVPNLTIGAPVIESLRKHTEAYLDCHLMVTNPLDYVEPLGKAGASGFTFHVEVSKDNWRELVQKIKSKGMKPGVSVRPGTPIEEVYPLLDDENPVEMVLVMTVEPGFGGQKFMPEMMDKVHALRKKYPSLDIEVDGGLGPSTIDLAAAAGANCIVAGSSVFGAPDPAHVISLMRKSVENAQTN; encoded by the exons ATGGTGAAGCCGAAAATTGCGCCGTCTATGCTGTCATCGGACTTTGCAAATTTGGCATCGGAGGCGGAGCGGATGATCCGCTGCGGTGCCGATTGGCTGCACATGGATATTATG GATGG TCACTTTGTGCCGAACCTCACAATTGGTGCTCCAGTTATTGAGAGTCTGAGAAAGCACACAGA GGCATACTTAGATTGCCATCTAATGGTCACAAATCCTCTAGATTACGTTGAGCCATTAGGAAAAGCAGGTGCTTCTGGTTTTACTTTTCATGTGGAAGTCTCTAAAG ATAATTGGCGAGAACTTGtgcaaaaaatcaaatcaaaaggtATGAAGCCTGGCGTTTCTGTGAGGCCTGGAACCCCTATTGAAGAAGTGTACCCACTA CTTGACGATGAAAATCCTGTGGAGATGGTTCTTGTCATGACTGTGGAACCTGGATTTGGTGGGCAAAAGTTTATGCCAGAAATGATGGATAAG GTGCATGCTCTACGGAAGAAGTACCCATCACTTGATATAGAG GTAGATGGTGGTTTAGGCCCTTCAACCATAGATTTGGCAGCTGCAGCAGGAGCAAACTGCATTGTGGCTGGAAGTTCTGTGTTTGGAGCTCCGGATCCTGCTCATGTTATATCACTAATGCGCAAGAGTGTAGAAAATGCCCAGACGAATTAA